In a genomic window of Gemella haemolysans ATCC 10379:
- a CDS encoding flavodoxin → MNIKLVYASLTGNTEMLSDLMIEKFEEEKGLEIEKLFIEDMEDFDFLDDADAFIVATYTYGEGELPEEMEEFFEALADKDYEGKIYGVIGTGDTIYDEYCVSVDQFNEQIAKTGATNPTENLKIEIEADTDEDFENIDKFIESFASAL, encoded by the coding sequence TTGAATATTAAATTAGTTTATGCGAGTTTAACAGGTAATACTGAAATGTTATCTGATTTAATGATAGAAAAATTCGAAGAAGAAAAAGGATTAGAAATAGAAAAATTATTTATCGAAGATATGGAAGATTTTGATTTTCTTGATGATGCAGATGCATTTATCGTAGCTACATACACATACGGTGAAGGAGAGCTACCAGAGGAAATGGAAGAATTTTTCGAAGCACTTGCTGATAAAGACTATGAAGGAAAAATCTATGGAGTTATAGGTACTGGTGACACAATTTATGATGAATATTGTGTTTCTGTAGATCAATTCAACGAACAAATTGCTAAAACTGGTGCAACTAACCCAACAGAAAACCTTAAAATTGAAATCGAAGCAGATACAGACGAAGACTTTGAAAATATCGATAAATTTATCGAATCATTTGCTAGTGCTTTATAA
- a CDS encoding cation:dicarboxylate symporter family transporter, producing the protein MENKFTFFEKFIMISTKETLLFLLVLFGLFYFMYYLAQKRVSSSKRTLLSTAIGLLLGIAIQAYSGFSDEPMKIKYVAEITTWYSLFGNGFIDLIKMLIIPLVLVSIINVIVNINANTDVKKLTRLTLIITLGMVAISSIVGFIVSSVFKLGSSSIVLGNGESKIKEVKNVVTIIRELIPSNPIKAMVDFNVIGIVIFAMFIGLAARYIQNKDENKVKTFIDYIANLHAIISRMTVLVIRLLPYAVIPLLANTIAQRGLKSIKDVLLFIALLYVAVVIQFIIQGLFLVLHGVSPVTYFKKASKPLVLAFTSRSSAGTLPLTISTLTKEMGVNQSTANFVASFSSTAGMQGCAGIYPTMLVVFLANANGITIDATLFIMTVVVVTLGSVGIAGVPGTAITAASVSVNGVGFGALFNQINPILAVDPILDMGRTCLNVSGGMTNSIMVDKHLGLFSKDKFNEFKKVTE; encoded by the coding sequence ATGGAAAACAAATTTACATTTTTTGAGAAATTTATTATGATTTCTACAAAAGAAACTTTATTATTTTTATTAGTACTTTTTGGGTTATTTTACTTTATGTATTATCTAGCACAAAAAAGAGTTAGTTCTTCAAAACGAACTTTATTATCAACAGCAATTGGTTTACTTTTAGGTATTGCTATTCAAGCATATTCAGGATTCAGCGATGAACCAATGAAAATTAAATATGTTGCTGAGATTACGACTTGGTATTCACTATTCGGTAATGGTTTCATCGATTTAATTAAGATGTTGATAATTCCATTGGTACTTGTCTCAATAATTAATGTTATTGTTAATATTAATGCAAATACAGACGTTAAAAAATTAACACGTTTAACATTGATTATTACATTAGGTATGGTAGCAATTAGTTCAATCGTTGGATTTATAGTCTCTTCAGTATTTAAACTTGGAAGTAGTTCTATTGTATTAGGAAACGGAGAAAGTAAAATTAAAGAAGTGAAGAATGTTGTAACAATTATTCGAGAATTAATTCCTTCGAATCCAATAAAAGCAATGGTTGATTTTAACGTTATCGGTATAGTTATCTTTGCAATGTTTATAGGCTTAGCAGCAAGATATATTCAAAATAAAGATGAAAACAAAGTTAAGACTTTTATTGATTATATCGCCAACTTACATGCTATAATTTCTCGTATGACAGTCCTAGTAATTAGATTATTACCCTATGCAGTAATCCCATTACTAGCCAACACAATTGCACAAAGAGGATTAAAATCAATTAAAGATGTACTATTATTTATTGCTTTACTATATGTAGCCGTAGTAATTCAATTCATTATTCAAGGATTATTCTTAGTTTTACACGGTGTTTCACCAGTTACATATTTCAAAAAAGCAAGTAAACCTTTAGTCTTAGCATTTACATCACGTTCAAGTGCAGGTACTTTACCTTTAACAATTAGTACATTAACTAAAGAAATGGGTGTTAACCAATCAACAGCTAACTTTGTTGCTTCATTCTCATCTACAGCAGGAATGCAAGGATGTGCGGGAATTTATCCGACTATGTTAGTTGTGTTCTTGGCTAATGCAAATGGAATCACTATTGATGCAACATTATTCATTATGACTGTGGTTGTGGTAACATTAGGTTCAGTAGGTATTGCAGGAGTTCCGGGAACAGCAATTACTGCCGCTTCAGTTTCAGTAAATGGAGTAGGTTTTGGGGCATTATTTAACCAAATTAATCCAATCTTAGCAGTAGATCCGATCTTAGATATGGGACGTACATGCTTAAACGTTAGTGGTGGTATGACAAACTCAATCATGGTTGATAAGCATTTAGGTTTATTTAGTAAAGATAAATTTAATGAGTTTAAAAAGGTAACAGAATAG
- the rsmG gene encoding 16S rRNA (guanine(527)-N(7))-methyltransferase RsmG, whose protein sequence is MNKEQFYNAVKEKVGIELSELQKDQYSKYYDLVVEWNQKINLTAITEEDEFYTKHFFDSISLAFYKDYSNIESICDVGSGAGFPSIPLKILYPNLKVTIVDSLNKRIKFLNLVKDELGLTDCNFVHARAEEFGQNKEYRESFEIVTARAVARLNILAELCLPLVKKDGYFLSLKAQKAEEETNEAINAIKLLGGKLEKDLEFDIEGEERHILEIRKAKETPNKYPRKAGTPNKKPLL, encoded by the coding sequence ATGAATAAGGAACAGTTCTATAATGCTGTGAAAGAAAAGGTAGGTATAGAATTATCGGAACTTCAAAAAGATCAGTATAGTAAATACTATGATTTAGTTGTAGAATGGAATCAAAAAATCAATCTCACGGCTATTACTGAAGAAGATGAGTTCTATACAAAACATTTCTTTGATTCGATTTCATTAGCATTTTATAAAGACTATTCAAATATTGAAAGTATTTGCGATGTGGGAAGCGGTGCAGGATTTCCGTCTATTCCACTAAAAATATTATACCCAAATTTAAAAGTTACCATTGTTGATTCTTTAAATAAACGTATTAAGTTTTTAAATCTAGTTAAAGATGAACTTGGACTTACTGATTGTAATTTTGTTCATGCAAGAGCGGAAGAGTTTGGTCAAAATAAAGAATACAGAGAAAGTTTCGAAATAGTCACTGCTAGAGCGGTAGCAAGATTAAATATATTAGCTGAGCTTTGTTTACCATTAGTTAAGAAAGATGGTTACTTCTTAAGTTTAAAAGCTCAAAAAGCTGAAGAAGAGACTAATGAAGCAATAAATGCAATAAAACTTTTAGGTGGAAAATTAGAGAAAGATCTTGAATTTGATATTGAAGGTGAAGAAAGGCATATACTAGAAATTCGTAAAGCTAAAGAAACACCTAATAAATATCCAAGGAAAGCTGGTACACCTAATAAAAAACCATTACTATAG
- a CDS encoding RrF2 family transcriptional regulator, whose amino-acid sequence MHLTKSTEQAICIMVMLYLQDRHVFLNSKEISQRLNISPTYLKKIMRKLVVNDLVKANTGIGGGYKYKSNKKVTLYDVYVALNDEVEIFALKTDYVSKIFEGALAVDKRYSKYLKKVNTVNKAIKSSLEEITIENLVEDILEENSKIRLDWNNWEDEFERVNVFFKG is encoded by the coding sequence ATGCATTTAACAAAAAGTACTGAACAAGCAATCTGTATAATGGTAATGTTATACCTTCAAGATAGGCATGTTTTCTTAAATTCTAAGGAAATAAGCCAGCGTTTAAATATTTCTCCAACGTATCTGAAAAAAATTATGAGAAAATTGGTTGTCAATGATTTAGTAAAAGCTAACACTGGTATTGGCGGGGGATATAAATATAAATCAAATAAAAAAGTTACTTTATATGACGTATATGTAGCGCTAAATGATGAAGTAGAAATATTTGCTTTAAAAACAGATTATGTGTCTAAAATTTTTGAAGGTGCGTTAGCAGTTGATAAACGTTATAGCAAGTATTTGAAAAAAGTTAACACTGTAAATAAAGCTATAAAATCTTCATTAGAAGAAATTACAATTGAAAACTTAGTTGAAGATATTCTAGAAGAGAATTCTAAAATAAGATTAGATTGGAATAATTGGGAAGACGAATTTGAAAGGGTAAACGTCTTCTTTAAAGGATAA
- a CDS encoding THUMP domain-containing class I SAM-dependent RNA methyltransferase: MNFNLVATTPMGIEAIVAKEVQELGYETKVENGRVFYSGDKRAIVRSNLWLRCADRVKIVVAQFPAYTFEELFEKTKEIEWDKYLPVDAKFPVDGRSHKSTLFSVSDCQSIVKKAIVEKMKKSYGVTGWLTETGARYRLEIIMLNDIATILLDTSGDGLHKRGYRAKQGTAPLKETLAAAMVKLTNWKGETPLYDLFCGSGTLLIEAAMAAQNMAPGINRNFDFEKWPWMPKSLVDEERNKAEDLIDYDKELELYGSDIDPKMIATAENNAEEIGLAGVIKFKQMSVFDFVAKKETGCVIANPPYGERLGEKKEVEAMYKFLGTELKNKKHWSLYLLTSHKMFEHLYGKKATKRRKLFNGSIECTYYQYWGEKLR; the protein is encoded by the coding sequence ATGAATTTTAATTTAGTAGCAACAACCCCTATGGGAATTGAAGCAATAGTAGCTAAAGAAGTGCAAGAATTAGGTTATGAAACAAAAGTAGAAAACGGGAGAGTGTTCTATTCAGGAGATAAGAGAGCAATAGTACGTTCGAATCTATGGTTAAGATGTGCAGATAGGGTTAAAATCGTAGTTGCACAATTTCCTGCGTATACTTTCGAAGAACTTTTTGAAAAAACTAAAGAAATAGAATGGGATAAGTATCTACCAGTAGATGCCAAATTCCCTGTAGATGGACGAAGTCATAAGTCTACATTATTCAGTGTTTCTGACTGTCAATCAATCGTTAAAAAAGCAATTGTTGAGAAAATGAAAAAAAGCTATGGAGTTACAGGTTGGTTAACGGAGACTGGAGCTAGATATAGATTAGAGATTATTATGTTAAATGATATTGCGACTATTCTATTAGATACTTCTGGAGATGGACTGCATAAGCGTGGATACCGAGCTAAACAAGGGACAGCACCATTAAAAGAAACATTAGCAGCAGCAATGGTTAAACTTACAAACTGGAAAGGTGAAACACCATTATACGATCTATTTTGTGGATCGGGAACATTATTAATTGAAGCGGCAATGGCAGCACAAAATATGGCACCTGGAATCAATAGAAACTTTGACTTTGAAAAATGGCCTTGGATGCCTAAAAGTCTTGTAGATGAAGAAAGAAATAAGGCGGAGGATCTAATTGATTATGATAAAGAATTAGAATTATATGGTTCCGATATTGACCCTAAGATGATAGCAACTGCTGAAAATAATGCTGAAGAAATAGGATTAGCAGGTGTTATTAAGTTTAAACAAATGTCAGTTTTTGACTTTGTGGCGAAGAAGGAAACTGGTTGTGTGATTGCCAACCCACCGTATGGAGAACGTTTAGGTGAGAAAAAAGAGGTAGAGGCGATGTATAAGTTTTTAGGGACTGAACTAAAAAATAAAAAACATTGGTCACTTTACTTATTAACTTCTCATAAAATGTTTGAACATTTATATGGTAAAAAGGCGACAAAAAGAAGAAAGCTATTTAATGGTTCCATTGAATGTACCTATTATCAATACTGGGGAGAAAAATTAAGATAA
- the mnmG gene encoding tRNA uridine-5-carboxymethylaminomethyl(34) synthesis enzyme MnmG, with product MTEFLKEYDVIVIGGGHAGIEAAHAASRKGVKTLMITINLDTIGFMPCNPSVGGPAKGIVVREVDALGGLMGRVADKTNIQSKMLNTAKGPAVRALRMQSDKVEYQLEMKRILEDTPNLDIEQAMVRELIIEDNKVVGLRTMLGTAYKAKTIIITTGTYLRGEIVIGDIKYSSGPNHQMPSIDLAKQLEELGFDLVRFKTGTPPRVNADSVDFSKTAIQPGDDEEHAFSYETKEFVKDQVPCWLTYTNTSTHEIIDKNLGRSAMYSGVIKGTGPRYCPSIEDKYVRFNDKERHQLFLEPEGRNTKEIYVQGLSTSLPDDVQRDMVRSIAGLENAVIMRNGYAIEYDAVNPTTLWPTLETKLIDGLFTAGQINGTSGYEEAAGQGIMAGINAACKVLGEEPMILGRDEAYIGVLIDDLVTKGTNEPYRLLTSRAEHRLLLRHDNADMRLTEKAYNYGLVTEERYNIFCEKRSMVADEIERLKTFRITPTAATLEKLAELNSAEIRDGILAIDMLRRPELSHANVLYLANDKTVLPKDVVEQVEIEVKYEGYIKKSIQQVEKLKKMNEMKIPTDLNYDDVPSLALEAREKLKKVLPLTIGQASRISGVNPADISILLVYLEQRRGMNNE from the coding sequence ATGACTGAATTTTTAAAAGAATATGATGTTATTGTAATTGGTGGAGGACATGCCGGAATTGAGGCAGCCCATGCAGCAAGTAGAAAAGGTGTTAAAACTTTAATGATTACAATTAACTTAGATACTATTGGTTTTATGCCATGTAACCCGAGTGTAGGAGGACCGGCAAAAGGTATTGTTGTTCGTGAAGTAGATGCACTAGGTGGTCTAATGGGACGAGTAGCTGATAAAACTAATATTCAAAGTAAAATGTTAAATACTGCAAAAGGTCCAGCAGTTCGTGCACTAAGAATGCAATCTGATAAGGTAGAATACCAACTAGAGATGAAGAGGATTTTAGAAGATACTCCAAATCTAGATATTGAGCAAGCAATGGTACGTGAACTTATTATTGAAGATAATAAAGTGGTTGGTCTAAGAACAATGCTAGGTACAGCATATAAGGCTAAGACAATAATTATCACAACTGGTACTTATTTACGTGGTGAAATCGTAATTGGAGATATTAAATATTCTTCAGGACCAAACCATCAGATGCCATCTATAGATCTTGCAAAACAATTAGAAGAATTAGGTTTTGATTTAGTTAGATTTAAAACTGGAACACCACCAAGGGTTAATGCTGATAGCGTAGATTTTTCAAAAACAGCAATTCAGCCGGGGGATGATGAGGAGCATGCATTTAGTTATGAGACTAAAGAATTTGTAAAAGATCAGGTTCCTTGTTGGTTAACTTATACTAATACAAGTACACATGAAATTATTGATAAAAACTTAGGGCGTTCTGCAATGTATTCTGGAGTAATAAAAGGAACAGGACCAAGATATTGTCCAAGTATTGAAGATAAATATGTTCGTTTTAATGATAAGGAAAGACACCAACTTTTCTTAGAACCAGAAGGTAGAAATACTAAAGAAATCTATGTTCAAGGTTTATCAACTTCTTTACCTGATGATGTACAAAGAGACATGGTTCGAAGTATTGCAGGGCTAGAAAATGCAGTAATTATGCGTAATGGTTATGCTATTGAGTATGATGCTGTAAATCCAACAACACTTTGGCCAACATTAGAGACAAAATTAATCGATGGATTATTTACAGCTGGTCAGATTAATGGTACAAGTGGTTATGAGGAAGCTGCAGGTCAAGGAATTATGGCAGGAATAAATGCCGCATGTAAAGTGCTAGGCGAGGAACCGATGATTCTAGGTCGTGATGAAGCATATATTGGAGTGCTTATTGATGATTTAGTAACAAAAGGAACAAATGAACCATATAGACTTCTAACTTCAAGAGCGGAACATAGATTACTTCTACGTCATGATAATGCAGATATGCGTTTAACAGAAAAAGCTTATAATTATGGCTTAGTAACTGAAGAAAGATACAATATATTCTGTGAAAAACGTAGTATGGTAGCTGATGAAATAGAAAGACTTAAGACTTTTAGAATAACTCCAACAGCTGCAACTTTAGAAAAATTAGCAGAGTTAAATAGTGCGGAAATTCGTGATGGAATTTTAGCCATTGATATGCTGAGACGTCCCGAATTATCTCATGCAAATGTACTTTATTTAGCAAATGATAAAACGGTTTTACCTAAAGACGTAGTAGAACAGGTTGAAATTGAGGTTAAATATGAAGGGTATATTAAAAAATCTATTCAACAAGTTGAAAAACTTAAAAAAATGAATGAGATGAAAATACCAACAGATCTAAATTATGATGATGTACCAAGTTTAGCTTTAGAAGCAAGGGAAAAACTAAAAAAAGTTTTACCATTAACTATTGGACAAGCATCTCGTATATCAGGAGTTAATCCAGCGGATATTTCTATTCTATTAGTATACTTAGAACAAAGAAGAGGTATGAATAATGAATAA